A single Ammospiza caudacuta isolate bAmmCau1 chromosome 6, bAmmCau1.pri, whole genome shotgun sequence DNA region contains:
- the LOC131558979 gene encoding ribonuclease inhibitor-like, which translates to MELDIQCEEMSPSRWAELLTTMKSCKTIRLDDCNLSSSNCEDLSSIINTNPSLTELKLNNNELGDEGVEYLCKGLLTPSCSLQKLWLQNCNLTSASCETLRSVLSAQPSLTELHVGDNRLGTAGVKVLCQGMMNPSCKLQKLQLEYCELTADIVEALNAALQSKPTLKELSLSNNTLGDTAVKQLCRGLVEASCNLELLHLENCGITSDSCMDISAVLRNKSSLMDLSVGDNKIGDSGLALLCQGLMHPSCKIQKLWLWDCDLTSASCKDLSRLISTKETLTEISLIDNNLRDSGMEMLCQALKDPKSKLQELWVRECGLTAACCKAVSSALSTNKHLKVLHIGENKLGDAGVEILCEGLMHPNCNIQSLWLGNCDLTAGCCATLATVMATKQCLTELDLSYNPLEDEGIRKICEALKKPSCNVQQLILYDILWSSEVDDELRALEESKPEVKIIS; encoded by the exons GTTGGATGACTGCAATCTCTCCAGCAGTAACTGTGAGGATCTCTCTTCCATCATCAATACAAATCCATCCCTCACAGAGCTGAAGCTGAACAACAATGAGCTGGGAGATGAAGGTGTTGAATACCTTTGTAAAGGGTTGCTGACCCCAAGCTGTAGCCTACAGAAGTTATG gCTGCAAAACTGCAACCTGACGAGTGCCAGCTGTGAGACCCTGCGCTCCGtcctcagtgcccagccatCCCTGACAGAGCTGCATGTAGGGGATaacaggctgggaactgctggaGTGAAGGTGCTGTGCCAAGGGATGATGAACCCCAGCTGTAagctgcagaagctgca GCTGGAGTACTGTGAACTCACAGCTGATATTGTGGAAGCTCTCAATGCTGCTCTGCAAAGCAAGCCCACCCTGAAGGAGCTCAGCCTGAGCAACAACACACTGGGAGATACAGctgtgaagcagctgtgccgGGGCCTGGTGGAGGCAAGCTGCAACCTGGAGCTACTACA CCTGGAGAACTGTGGCATTACCAGCGACAGCTGTATGGACATTAGTGCTGTTCTCAGGAACAAGTCATCTCTGATGGATCTTTCTGTGGGGGACAACAAGATCGGGGACTCCGgtctggctctgctgtgccagggactgatGCATCCTAGCTGCAAAATCCAGAAGTTGTG GTTATGGGATTGTGATCTCACAAGTGCTAGCTGTAAAGATCTCTCCAGACTCATCAGTACAAAGGAGACCCTCACGGAGATCAGTCTGATAGACAATAACCTGAGAGACTCAGGGATGGAAATGCTCTGTCAGGCACTCAAGGATCCCAAATCTAAACTTCAGGAGCTATG GGTTAGGGAGTGTGGGCTCACTGCTGCTTGCTGCAAGGCtgtcagctctgccctcagcacCAACAAGCACCTGAAAGTACTGCACATAGGTGAGAACAAGCTGGGAGATGCAGGTGTGGAGATCCTGTGTGAAGGGCTGATGCACCCCAACTGCAACATCCAGTCCCTCTG gctggggaacTGTGACCTGACAgcaggctgctgtgccacccTCGCCACCGTCATGGCCACCAAGCAGTGCCTCACTGAGCTGGACCTCAGCTACAACCCTCTGGAAGATGAAGGCATCAGGAAGATCTGTGAAGCCTTGAAGAAGCCCAGCTGCAATGTGCAGCAGTTAAT TTTGTATGACATTTTGTGGAGTTCTGAAGTGGATGATGAACTGAGAGCCTTGGAAGAGTCCAAGCCTGAAGTGAAGATCATTTCATGA